One window from the genome of Periophthalmus magnuspinnatus isolate fPerMag1 chromosome 18, fPerMag1.2.pri, whole genome shotgun sequence encodes:
- the LOC117386359 gene encoding caspase activity and apoptosis inhibitor 1 yields the protein MLKKKTSSAEKKRKHAPCEDRLEPRKRRSTDYTVELESKDDLADAELDRIGSDIEEGGLDLTVQFQPITAFVSQKEEMLQQCFHVLGEKKLRKMLPDEFKDCSLDEIKKLCWEQLEQISEKNLLQILTGEELTPSQETSEELVESQQDNNVDSTSCLKESTKNEETKEVGGSSEESDVLSINADDSDIEAPKVEQTDKTADDSNKNTEPENPAVKPEPVTEQPLVVQPTEPKKDIQSAIDKSVSEILSFSAPAPVAPSVNQPQTTGAVQSTPPSVTEVVCQPSIQQLELLELEMRARAIKALMKANKKTTN from the exons ATGTTGAAGAAGAAAACGAGTAGTGCtgaaaagaaaaggaaacaCGCTCCATGTGAGGACAGACTGGAGCCAAGGAAGCGACGAAGCACCGATTACACTGTGGAG CTGGAGTCCAAAGATGATTTGGCAGATGCAGAGCTGGACCGAATTGGCAGTGACATAGAAGAAGGAGGACTAGACCTCACTGTACAGTTCCAGCCAATCACGGCCTTCGTCTCACAAAAGGAGGAAATGCTGCAGCAGTGTTTCCACGTCCTGGGAGAGAAGAAACTACGCAAGATGCTGCCAGATGAATTCAAG gattGCAGTTTAGACGAAATCAAAAAGTTGTGTTGGGAACAACTGGAACAAATCTCTGAGAAAAATCTTCTCCAGATCCTAACAG GTGAGGAGTTGACACCCTCCCAAGAAACCTCAGAGGAGCTAGTGGAGAGCCA GCAAGACAACAATGTGGATTCAACATCTTGCCTCAAAGAATCAACAAAAAATGAGGAAACTAAAG AAGTCGGAGGTTCAAGTGAAGAGAGCGACGTCTTGAGCATAAATGCAGACGACAGCGACATTGAGGCGCCTAAAGTGGAACAAACTGATAAAACTGCAGATGATTcgaacaaaaacacagagccTGAAAACCCTGCAGTTAAACCTGAACCAGTCACAGAGCAGCCTCTCGTGGTCCAACCCACCGAGCCCAAAAAAGACATTCAGAGTGCTATTGACAAGAGTGTAAGTGAGATCCTGTCATTTTCAGCTCCCGCACCTGTAGCACCAAGTGTCAACCAACCTCAAACTACAGGGGCTGTACAAAGTACGCCCCCTTCTGTCACCGAAGTGGTATGTCAGCCTTCAATCCAACAACTGGAACTGTTAGAGCTGGAGATGAGAGCCAGAGCTATAAAAGCATTAATGAAAGCGAACAAAAAGACAACCAATtaa